The DNA segment TCTGTTACTTAGCGCTGGAATCGCGGGTGCGGCGCTGACACAGACCAACGGTGGAGAACAATACACGGAGTTGTCCATCCTGACAGAGGAAGCGGAAACTGGTAATCTAACTGCTGACGGCTATCCCACCTCGCTTCAGGTGGGCGAGCAAACTGAGCTTGTCGTCTCCGTAGGGAATCACGAGGGCCAAACCGTTCAATACACCGTCGTCACTCGATTGCAATCCGTCTCGACATCCGGTGGCGAACGGACTGTAACACGGGCAACCACGATTGACACCCTCTCAGTAAATGTCGGTGACGGCGACGTGTCACGTCAGGCAATGCCGATCACGGCAAACACGGTAGCGGACGCTGACCGTCACAGGCTAGTGGTGCTCCTGTACAAGGGGGCGCCACCGGCGAATCCGACTCTCGAAAATGCATACCGAGATGTCCACATCTGGATCAATATCACGCAATAATACATGTGTATTCAATATCTTTCAGAACCGCCTCAGGTCCTGTCTCAGCCACTCACAGCTATGTTAGAGCGAAATA comes from the Haloarcula hispanica ATCC 33960 genome and includes:
- a CDS encoding DUF1616 domain-containing protein, which translates into the protein MAAVIISLRRPNAVPTPIRVTLGFLFIFVLPGYTVLTSLFPAIYSQSAMADEQRITHYPISFAEGVVLTVGLSIAIVPLSVLVLNFVAWPIGPVSTVVTVAALTAVMSGIAIIHRIVDSQSAGVPIERLTSILTGSFQSKPTIRSAAEVITVCLLLLSAGIAGAALTQTNGGEQYTELSILTEEAETGNLTADGYPTSLQVGEQTELVVSVGNHEGQTVQYTVVTRLQSVSTSGGERTVTRATTIDTLSVNVGDGDVSRQAMPITANTVADADRHRLVVLLYKGAPPANPTLENAYRDVHIWINITQ